GTCAAAAAACGTCACTCTTGTAGCATGTTTTGCTAACAAAACGGCGTTTTGTGTATGAAAACGCCGTTTTATTTTGGCACGCCGTAAAAAGCGGCGTTTAGTTAACAAAACGGCGTTTTCTAAAATGATAATGAGCTCCGCCCTGTGGATTTTACTGTGGATTTTACTGTTCACTGATGACCATGTAAAGATAGTTGTTCCACTTATGGtgatttcttactttctttgtgtttgtatgttcaATTTTAGGAGATACTTTAATCTGACAgtgatgataaataaaatgcaaattaattatttatgtcaaatttGATCTAAAATCATCAATCAATAGATGTTACAAGCTATAACCTAGAGTAGCTAAATATTTTTAGTAAATGTAGTCAATTTACTTGATCAGTCTGGGACTtttgtgttgagtttttcaTGCTTGTCTGTGGTTACTTTCTGCCTTTGGGTGGCTACGATCACAGTAAAGTAGATCAGTGCTGAATTAGTGTGGTCTATTCTTCTGTACTAATTGGGTGACAACAGTTCAAATTTAGTGGGTGTAAAATCCACAGGGCGGAGCTCATTATCATTTTAGAAAACGCCGTTTTTTACGCCGTTTGTTTAGTTAACAAAACGGCGTTTTTTACAGCGTGCCAAAACAAAACGGCGTTTTTCTACACAAAACGCTGTTTTAAACGCCATTTTGTTAGCAAAACATGCTACAAGAGTGACGTTTTTTGGCACTAATGGCTTGCCAtaatagacaaacaaccattcacgctcacactcacacctaaggacaatttagggtaaccaatcaacctagcctgcatgtctttggatggtgggaggaagccggagcacccggagagaacccacgcagacatggggagaacatgcaaaatAGCTTGCACTAAGAAATGTtagataacaaaataaaatactttgagaaaagtgtatttgcacaataagagaACAATcccatttaaatatagaagaaacaaatgtgacatttccaccataaattggtgcagaaattgtctccagaatgcagtaaattaagagtttaatgctcaaaacaaTACCCCCCACtcatttatttcagcatcaaatatttcttcaaaatcgTGTTAACATATCTTTTTGTCTTATTCTTTtgaacagtgctaaccactgcaccaccgtccCGCCCTTGCAGCCCTCCATGTTTCTTGTAAATCAGCAAGTTTCTTGTAAGTCAGCTGCTTTACAAGTAACCAATCGGTTGTCTGCCTCTCACAGAAGGACATGTTCATTGGTCAGTGTCCAAAGGGCTGGACTCTGTGAACTCTATTGTTTCTTATAAGAGTCAAGAAACTCCCTTTCTTGCAGTTGAATATCTCAGTAACTCATACAGGTGGTCTGCTCTTGTCTCTGTTTCTACATTAAGACTCCAGGGTGAGTAACTCCTCAAGGTCtactttttatttcaataaaattgTGTGTTTTAAGTTTTAGAGGAATATTGGACAATATGATCAGTTCCTCTTTATTATTGCACCCACCCCAGTTGATGATCAGTGATTAGAGGCCATACTGTAAATCAGCCAATGTCTTTTTAGATTTACATAATTAATTTTTCGCATGCTAACAGCTAGTGAAGTCTCTGTATCACCACATAGTATATTTGCATTCTGTCATAATTTGAATGTGCATGGTGTTAGATCTTTGTaggattaaatttttttactaTTTCCCAAAATACAATAATGACTTTTTCACTTGTCTTTTACTCCAGTTTCCAAGATCAACATGGAAAATCATTCGGATTGTGAAtcaactgaaaatgaaattaaagcaGCTCTACAAAACAATGATCAAGCCTTAGCTGCTGCAAAGATCCAGCAGTATTTGAACAAGGAGAATAACACTCCACTAAATATTGCCATCACAGGAGAGACAGGCGCTGGTAAATCCTCCTTTGTTAATGCCTTTAGAGGCATGGAGAATAGGGATGAGGGAGCCGCTCCTACTGGTTGTGTAGAAACCACCTTGGAGGTCACACCATACCCCCATCCAAACTTTCCCAATGTTACACTGTGGGATCTTCCTGGCATTGGCTCCACCAGTTTTCCAGCTGACAAGTATCTGGAGCATGTTGGATTTGAGAAGTTTgacttcttcatcatcatctcagACACTCGCTTCAGAGAAAATGATGTGAAGCTCGCTCGGGAGATTCAGAGGATGAAGAAAAAGTTCTACTTTGTTCGCTCAAAGATTGACGAAAACATACGTAATGAGGGACGAAGTCAGAGGGAGTTCAATGCGGAAAGGACTCTTGCACAAATCAGGGAAAACTGCATTCAATGTAAGTGGGTTATGTGTTCTTAGCAAACAGCATAAAAACTAACATCACAAACTTGGGATTCATATTAgaccaattttaattttaattctcaTTTTAACGAGGTCATTAAAACCACCTTTTTTCAATGTACAATGCACAACAATGCTATGCAGTGTTTAATACGCTGGCTCCGTTTACAATGTCAAATTGATGGATCCTATTCATTTTGCTATGGAGAGCAGAATATCCGGCCGCACAGTGCATGTTGGATGACCTGTATCTGAATTTGCATAAACAAGACTAACTCTCAACTTTTTCAAATGAGCATGTCCAACGCAACTCACCACCTAATGttagtgtaataataattataatttcagataatagtatagGCTACAATATAACTTGCCACTAGTAGGTACTAGTACAATATTAATTCCGTTTAGACAAAACAGCcatttaatttttctttgttgttttcattcattaaattattatgcTCTACATGGCGGATTTGTTGATGCTAAGTGCAATGCAATaggcaagggcgtcactttgtgttaaaaaagtggtggggacttAAGGATTCTGATTAAGCACTTGACGATACAGCTGGCTCAAAAGAATAAGACAAAAAGATATGTTAACAagattttgaagaaatatttgatgctgaaataaatgaGTGGGGGGTAttgttttgagcattaaactcttaatttactgcattctggagacaatTTCTgtaccaatttatggtggaaatgtcacatttgtttcttctatatttaaatgggATTGTtctcttattgtgcaaatacacttttctcaaagcattttattttgttatctaACATTTCTTATTGCAAGctattttcagaacatatttttaacaaatgctttcaaaaagtgatggggatattctgattctgactcgTCACCAGTGTCCCCAGAATAAATCACAATTATGGCTGTCAACCTTTTTTATTGTCCCAGCcaatccaggctgtgattggtcgttttttacaaaaagtgacattgacaagcAGCTTTCTACtcacggctgcatgaaaggcacctGAGCTTCTCCCTGTTCGGACTCCGCTGACAGAGATTAGCAGACAGGCCAGAATGGGAACAGGAGTGCGTCACATAGGgccctcgccacttccactaGGTCAaggagtgaactctggtcggaGTCCCTCACAGCCAAATTGAGCTCCCTCATGTAGTGTATAAATAAAGCGGCCAACTTTCGGACAAACTACCCTCTCCCCAGCGAAAATAGGGTCTGacgttaccgctgcactcactgctataatTGATGctgaggaaaagtgtgttttttgcaataacGAAACTATatccatttatttaatttaatgtttgttCATGAACTGAATTAGAAATTtctaatatttctttaagactATGAATTCAGCTATTTATGAAAAAGAGACATTAGCCTATATTTTTGTGATTGTATAATCATcatataatttattcattttgtgacACAGGTCTTCAAAAACAAGGTTTTTTGTCTCCACAAGTCTTCCTGGTGTCCAACTTTGATCTTCACCTGTATGATTTCCATCAGTTGGAGGAAACTCTAGACAGAGATCTCCCAGCTCACAAGAGGAATGCTCTGCTGTTTGCCATGCCCAATGTCAGCCTGGAGATCATCAACAAGAAGAAAAAGGCTTTCCAGGCCCAAATCAAATACATTGCTCTTGGATCTGCAGCTGTAGCAGCTGTACCACTTCCTGGGCTTTCTATTGCTGTAGATGTAGCCCTGCTGGTTGCTGCTGTCACGCAATACGTAGTTGGGTTTGGTCTTGATATCCCTTCTCTGCAGAGACTCGCAAATGCTACACATGTGCCACTGAGCGATCTGATTGCCCCCATTGTTTCACCTCTGGCTGCAACAAAAATAACCACTGATCTTGTCATTAAGTTTTGTTGTCAATGTGCAAGCGTACCTGCATTAATGGCAGCAGAGGATGCGTGCAGATTCATTCCAATAATTGGAATCCCATTAGCAATGGCCTTCTCTTTTACCACCACCTACAGCATTCTGAAATCTTTACTCAACATGCTTGCTGATGATGCACACAGGGTGTTTAAAAGGGCCCTCAGGGTTATTTagaacatttaatgtttttacagtacaaaAGCTTCTTGATTGGTTTTAAAGAGGAGGTATTATActtttcccccctctcctttattgagttatataccttttttgtgcatgtaataggtttgcaaagtaaaaaagccCAAAGACAACCCCaaagttcccatctcccacagaaaactctgctctgaactgcctgaaaacagctcgtttgtagtacAGCCTTTACTTACGCTTTCTGGTGAcacaagaaaacacatcatAATGCTCGTGTAACGgagttaaaaatgcactttaataaTTCTTATTTCCAAATGTGCAtctgtggattttatttatcatttaatgattttattgaatatttgtgaattttatctcattgagatatttttatttatatttatttttgctattttttttttcctgtggaaATGTCCTTAGCTGCACACTACCCCTTTTGTACCTCCTAAGCTTCCGTAGTGCTCTTCTCCCTCAGTTGCGTCTTGCACCGCTGAGGGTAAGTCGTGTGGAAAAGTTCTGCTGGGTTTATGAATTGTTTTCTTTGGAAATTGAACCATTTAcgttaaaactttaaatacaaaTTGTGCAATGTCAATATGGTTATGTCACGTAGCAGTTTTGTATTAGTTTGACCGTTAAAATACGTTttatcagtgttttcattttaactttctAGCGCCAGTTTTACCACGGCAGGCGGGCCGTGTCATGTTACCTATGTAACTTGTCGTAGTTTTCAGCGTCTTGTCACTTGAGTAAAcgctgtatttttgtatgtttaggAAGCAGAGGTAATGTAAGTGGCGGCCAGGGGGCAATTGatgtgtgcattgtgttctgcaggtatgtgttttccttctgtttattaatgtaacttTTGTTGTCTGtcacctcccacacacactttttattcaGACCACCAGGTGTCGCTGTTAGGCTATGTTGTTTTAAGGAAACCTATGTAATTGTTGCATTTAATATTTAGTATTTTCTGAACAGTGTTAATGGCTTTCTATGAACACTATGTACACTGTGAGCAGAGTAACTCATGTGATGTTGGAGTAATGtgtttgtaatgtattttgAATACATGAAGTGCTGAGTCGCGTTTTGCACCGCTGAGGGAAGCAGAAGTAATGTAAGAGGAGGCCAGGGGGCAATTGatgtgtgcattgtgttctgCAGATGTGCGAGCCAATAAATCGTGGAAAAGAAGTGATCTCAAGAGTCATCCTTCACACACCCGACCACACCCGTTACACTCGCCTAGCAGCTAGTCAGAcccgccctcaaaaacactggtggaaaaacacagtgaactgCAGCACagagtgacaagacgtccgcctgctgcctcccctctcccttccaaacactagctaccctccaggcagtcaatggacatgaagttgttactgtgatgtagagacagagctcagttaaaactttatggatgaaagatacttttgttacagattaataactcaccactctgaaactcttgctttggtccatgttgctaagctggtaaggggaacatgtacagctgaatcCAAAGCCGTGTTCAgctgccctactctgcttctgattggctagtagtccttaactaggaactgcccatgtgcaactcccaacaaagatcttgtagaagtgaaatgcatcactccatagctaaaacgaagcattTAAcacacagaggagctgcaggaatgtgcagtatgacaaaaaatatggtgttttttgaaaatgaaaccatgtaaacctgttctggtacgaACCTGAAAATAGGCATATTATGACCCATAGGCGGAGCGGAGGGGTGGCTAATTGGGCTTAAGCCCCGAATGTTTTGTATAAAGCCCCGGATCTGTTGTTTCATTTCCCCTCCGTCTTTCTGACTGTAGCGGCAAAAGAGCAGAGCAATAGCTCTTCTACCATGGCGGAGGTAACGTATCTTTCAGCCGGTTTGCCAACCACTAATTgaactcttcttctctgttgttGTGATAGGAGGCTGTTGTCTGtgttcactcattcactcaGTGAGCGAGCGTGCCAACTAGCTAACCAACTGATGTTATGGACAAAGTTTTTTACACGG
The DNA window shown above is from Micropterus dolomieu isolate WLL.071019.BEF.003 ecotype Adirondacks unplaced genomic scaffold, ASM2129224v1 contig_12735, whole genome shotgun sequence and carries:
- the LOC123966122 gene encoding interferon-inducible GTPase 5-like produces the protein MENHSDCESTENEIKAALQNNDQALAAAKIQQYLNKENNTPLNIAITGETGAGKSSFVNAFRGMENRDEGAAPTGCVETTLEVTPYPHPNFPNVTLWDLPGIGSTSFPADKYLEHVGFEKFDFFIIISDTRFRENDVKLAREIQRMKKKFYFVRSKIDENIRNEGRSQREFNAERTLAQIRENCIQCLQKQGFLSPQVFLVSNFDLHLYDFHQLEETLDRDLPAHKRNALLFAMPNVSLEIINKKKKAFQAQIKYIALGSAAVAAVPLPGLSIAVDVALLVAAVTQYVVGFGLDIPSLQRLANATHVPLSDLIAPIVSPLAATKITTDLVIKFCCQCASVPALMAAEDACRFIPIIGIPLAMAFSFTTTYSILKSLLNMLADDAHRVFKRALRVI